Proteins from one Anopheles nili chromosome 2, idAnoNiliSN_F5_01, whole genome shotgun sequence genomic window:
- the LOC128720508 gene encoding uncharacterized protein LOC128720508, whose translation MSTITLPCKDATRFCRFCLSEINLLIVIGSDATDQKNNEQILRLVRSHLRLELQGEKDFPSAICEMCISLLREFDALYQNAHNYSYALKVLLEGTLLAVGESPDGAKTIEPTLIEIYEPSQVVASHAHNAMVEEELLVNSIDGQIVLDDVSFHETDEQAKQIDVYHVDGMLQHIVMESGTCIDVRAGTSYKTINSTMAVPKRPSLSPNESKKSPSNRLVRCNHCNNLFVEMKNYYGHTCKKPQREVLSNARSSMYLHDVQRFECSKCSATFRAILQFHKHQYEVHGIRNENFGLNCNICQKLFSQRQDYLLHMQVMHPNHSMSLVTINQ comes from the exons ATGAGTACCATTACGTT GCCCTGTAAGGACGCTACTAGGTTCTGCCGTTTCTGCCTGTCTGAAATAAATCTGCTTATCGTAATCGGATCGGACGCCACGGATcagaaaaacaacgaacaaatACTACGGTTAGTTCGGTCCCATTTGCGACTAGAACTGCAAGGAGAAAAAGATTTCCCTAGTGCTATCTGTGAAATGTGCATTTCCTTGCTGCGCGAGTTCGATGCGTTATATCAAAACGCACATAACTACAGCTATGCACTGAAAGTGCTACTAGAAGGAACTTTGCTAGCGGTTGGAGAATCACCGGATGGTGCCAAAACGATAGAACCAACATTGATAGAAATCTATGAGCCATCGCAAGTGGTAGCCAGTCATGCACACAATGCTATGGTCGAGGAAGAACTGCTGGTTAATTCGATAGATGGCCAGATTGTATTGGATGATGTTTCCTTCCATGAAACAGATGAACAAGCAAAGCAAATAGATGTGTACCATGTCGATGGAATGCTTCAACACATCGTCATGGAAAGTGGAACTTGCATCGACGTACGGGCAG GCACTTCCTATAAGACGATTAACTCAACGATGGCTGTCCCAAAAAGACCGTCGCTGTCTCctaacgaaagcaaaaagtcACCTTCAAATCGTCTGGTCCGATGCAACCATTGTAATAATCTGTTTGTAGAGATGAAAAATTATTACGGACACACGTGTAAGAAACCGCAACGAGAAGTATTATCAAATGCACGTTCATCGATGTATTTGCACGACGTTCAAAGGTTCGAGTGCTCGAAATGCAGTGCGACGTTCAGAGCAATACTGCAATTTCATAAACATCAATACGAGGTGCATGGAATTAGAAATGAGAACTTTGGACTGAATTGCAACATTTGCCAAAAACTATTTTCACAACGACAAGATTACCTGCTACACATGCAAGTGATGCATCCAAATCACAGCATGAGTTTGGTTACGATAAATCAATAG
- the LOC128721415 gene encoding sphingosine-1-phosphate lyase: METHLRLVTGPIDRMFVGRQPWQIVAITTTTVLGTIWLCQVLFQDESLYSRTKKKVFKLARLIPAVRRKVDAEIKKINDNFVKSISQPGKYYTDLPNEGMEAAQILKTVDEYLNLGHYRWKEGFISGAVYYYNPELIKLVTEVYGKASYTNPLHPDVFPGVCKMEAEVVRMTATLFHGGPSACGTMTTGGTESIMMACKAYRDYARENRGITKPNMVMPTTAHTGFDKAAKYLGIFTKNVPVDKATTEVNIAAMERAINRNTVMLVGSAPNFPYGTMDDIEAIAALGRKYNIPVHVDACLGGFLIVFMKRAGYPVRPFDFSIPGVTSISADTHKYGFSPKGSSIVLYSEKVYRHHQYTVTTDWPGGVYGSPTVNGSRAGGIIAATWATMMSFGLDGYVEATKRIIDTTRYMEQKLRAMKNIFIYGTPATSVIGIGSKDFDIFLLAGELSNLGWNLNSLQFPSGIHICVTYMHTQNGVADKFIEDVRTKVALIMKNPSQPVEGKMAIYGVAQSVPDRELIGDFTKCFIDSMFYTPIDSAPTDN, translated from the exons ATGGAAACCCATCTGCGGCTTGTCACCGGACCAATCGACCGGATGTTCGTCGGTCGGCAACCGTGGCAGATCGTGGCCATaacaacgacgacggtgcTCGGGACAATCTGGTTGTGTCAGGTGTTGTTTCAAGATGAAAGCTTGTACAGCCGCACGAAGAAGAAGGTATTCAAACTAGCCCGCCTCATACCAGCAGTCCGGCGCAAAGTCGACGCGGAGATAAAGAAAATCAACGATAACTTCGTGAAAAGCATTAGCCAACCAGGCAAGTACTACACCGATCTGCCCAACGAGGGCATGGAAGCGGCGCAAATACTCAAAACGGTGGACGAATACCTCAATCTCGGCCATTACCGGTGGAAGGAAGGTTTCATCTCTGGTGCCGTGTACTACTACAACCCCGAGCTCATCAAGCTCGTCACGGAGGTGTACGGGAAGGCGTCTTACACCAACCCGTTGCACCCGGACGTGTTCCCGGGCGTGTGCAAAATGGAAGCCGAAGTAGTCCGAATGACCGCGACGTTATTCCACGGTGGACCCAGCGCCTGTGGCACAATGACCACGGGTGGTACCGAGTCGATCATGATGGCCTGTAAGGCCTACCGTGACTATGCCCGCGAAAACCGCGGAATTACGAAACCAAACATGGTGATGCCGACGACGGCCCACACGGGCTTCGACAAGGCTGCCAAATATTTGGGAATTTTCACCAAGAATGTCCCCGTGGACAAGGCTACTACCGAGGTGAACATCGCAGCGATGGAGCGCGCCATCAACCGGAACACGGTGATGTTGGTGGGTTCGGCGCCCAACTTCCCGTACGGTACGATGGACGATATCGAAGCGATCGCGGCGCTGGGCCGAAAGTACAACATTCCCGTGCACGTGGACGCATGCTTGGGCGGGTTTTTGATTGTGTTCATGAAGCGGGCCGGCTATCCGGTGCGTCCGTTCGATTTCAGCATACCCGGTGTGACGAGCATTTCGGCTGACACGCACAAGTACGGCTTCTCGCCGAAAGGCTCCTCCATCGTGCTGTACTCGGAGAAAGTATACCGGCACCATCAGTACACCGTCACGACTGATTGGCCCGGCGGTGTGTACGGGTCACCGACGGTAAATGGATCGCGAGCCGGTGGCATCATCGCTGCCACGTGGGCCACCATGATGAGCTTCGGTCTCGACGGTTACGTGGAGGCGACGAAGCGCATCATCGACACCACTCGTTACATGGAGCAAAA ACTTCGTGCCATGAAAAACATCTTCATTTACGGTACCCCAGCAACGAGCGTAATCGGCATCGGATCGAAGGATTTCGACATCTTTTTGCTCGCGGGAGAGCTGAGCAACTTGGGCTGGAACCTAAACTCCCTGCAATTTCCCTCCGG CATTCACATCTGCGTGACATACATGCACACCCAAAACGGGGTAGCAGACAAATTCATCGAAGATGTGCGCACGAAGGTTGCACTAATCATGAAGAATCCCTCCCAGCCTGTCGAGGGCAAGATGGCTATATACGGTGTAGCGCAATCCGTGCCAGACCGTGAGCTGATCGGAGATTTCACCAAGTGCTTTATCGATTCCATGTTCTACACACCAATCGACTCGGCACCCACCGATAATTAA